Part of the Acidimicrobiia bacterium genome, GAACTTACGCCTCGCCCTCACGAGATTTTGGTGCCGTTGATTTCGTAAGCACAGCAGCCTCACGTTCAAAATCGGCTGGGCCTTCGAAACCTTTGTAAACACTGGCAAAGCGCAGATACGCCACATGATCGAGCTCACGAAGCTGACTTAACACCGCCAGGCCGATGGCTTCACTGGTGGTTTCGTTACCGGCTAAACGCAGCGAATCTTCTACTTTTTGAGCCAAGGATGTTAGATCGTCGGCGGAAACTGGTCGCGACTTAGCGGCTGCTTGCACACCAGTAATAATTTTGTTGGGATCGAACGGCACCCGCTGCCCGGACCGCTTTAGCACCATCAGTGGCTGCTCTTCAACCCTTTCAAAAGTGGTGAAACGACGGTTGCAAGCTAGGCATTGACGTCTTCGCCTGATTGACACGCCATCATCAGCCTGGCGCGAATCGACAACTTTATCTTCTAACCTGCCACACGATGGGCACTTCACACCCCAAACGCTAGCGCTTACGGGGCGTACAAGCCGCATTAGCACACAGCTCTAATCGCCTTGCACCCCGACCTGCACTACTTGGGGAATGCCTCGATTGGCATCAACCAACCGCCCACCATACACCCCGATAAGACCCGCCAGTAAGAGCGCCGCCACCACCATCACACTTGCCGCAACAATCGCTGCCCTACTAACGAGTTCCGGCGTTGCACCAGGAGCTGTGGTTGCCGCCGCGGGCGAGGCGGGCGCCGCTGGGGTCGAAACATTGCTGAAGTGACGAACCTGAAAATCTTGACTTTGAGTAATTGCCACCATTGCCGCACCACCTGAAGAAAATTGAGCTATAAATAGAGGCGGACAAACCAGAACACACATTCGGAACGTTTGTACGTTTCCATCATGGTCGGAACAACCGTTCGTGTCAAGAAAAAGTCGAACAATCGTTTCTTGATGACATTTTCTGTGTTATGATGTTAATTAGACGCTCGCCCGATGGGCCTAATACAACTCATTCCTGAGAGGCAATTGAATGATTGTTGATCGGCTGACACCACGTCAGCGCCAAGTTCTTGAAACAGTTGAAGAGTTCACTACTACTCATGGGTATCCACCATCGGTTCGCGAAATCGGCAAAATCCTTGGTCTTAAATCACCGTCAAGTGTTCACTCACACCTGTCTTCCCTTGAGCGTTTGGGCTACATCCGTCGCGACGAAGCAAAAACTCGTGCCATCGTACTTTTAGAATCGGGCGATTCAAGCGATGAATTCGATGAACGGCCTATGCGCCGAGTGCCCCTCGTCGGTGATGTAGCTGCCGGTACCGACGTATTAGCCGAACAAAACATCGAAGAACTGATCCCCGTGCCCACCGATTTTACCGGTGAAGGCGAGCTTTTTATGTTGAGGGTGCGGGGCGATTCAATGATCGACGCTGGCATTCTCGACGGCGACTACGTGGTGGTGCGCTCGGAAAGCACGGTCAACAACGGCGACATTGTGGTGACCGGCATTCCAGGGGAAGAAGCCACCGTAAAAACATGGACCACCAGAAATGGTCGGGTCTTCCTCTTGCCCGCGAATGCGCAGCTTTCTCCCATGGAATTCGATCCCAGTGAGGTAAGGGTCTTCGGTCGCGTTGTCACTGTAATGCGACGTCTGTAACCCAATTGCGCGACGCTAAAAGGCAATGTCTTCACATCTAAT contains:
- the nrdR gene encoding transcriptional regulator NrdR gives rise to the protein MKCPSCGRLEDKVVDSRQADDGVSIRRRRQCLACNRRFTTFERVEEQPLMVLKRSGQRVPFDPNKIITGVQAAAKSRPVSADDLTSLAQKVEDSLRLAGNETTSEAIGLAVLSQLRELDHVAYLRFASVYKGFEGPADFEREAAVLTKSTAPKSREGEA
- the lexA gene encoding transcriptional repressor LexA, translated to MIVDRLTPRQRQVLETVEEFTTTHGYPPSVREIGKILGLKSPSSVHSHLSSLERLGYIRRDEAKTRAIVLLESGDSSDEFDERPMRRVPLVGDVAAGTDVLAEQNIEELIPVPTDFTGEGELFMLRVRGDSMIDAGILDGDYVVVRSESTVNNGDIVVTGIPGEEATVKTWTTRNGRVFLLPANAQLSPMEFDPSEVRVFGRVVTVMRRL